Proteins encoded in a region of the Paenibacillus pedocola genome:
- a CDS encoding ABC transporter permease: MDLQTLGQLLNTTLVFSTALIFAALGGIFSERSGVVNIGLEGLMMFGAFAAAVGGYYAQDAGMGAWAPWVGVVCAMAVGVIGSLIHAVASITFKADQTISGTVINFLAAGSTLYMVKLFFEGAGETPLLEGFKKVPVPGLSKIPVIGEGIFNSYPTTYLAIVLVIVIYFVLFKTPFGLRLRAVGEHPSAADTLGVNVNKMRYIGVMLSGLLAGIGGATITLTTTGTFAHNTISGQGFIAIAAMIFGKWNPLGAFGAAVFFGFSQAIRNYVQLFEWSKSIPQEFIFMIPYVLTIIVLVSAVGRSAAPKALGEPYDPGKR, from the coding sequence ATGGATTTGCAGACGTTAGGACAGCTGCTCAATACAACGCTTGTGTTTTCCACGGCGCTCATTTTTGCCGCACTTGGCGGCATCTTCTCTGAACGCTCCGGTGTAGTTAACATCGGTCTTGAAGGGTTAATGATGTTTGGTGCGTTTGCCGCTGCAGTGGGCGGATATTATGCCCAGGATGCAGGCATGGGAGCTTGGGCTCCATGGGTTGGTGTGGTTTGCGCGATGGCAGTTGGTGTTATTGGCTCACTGATTCATGCGGTAGCTTCAATAACGTTCAAGGCGGACCAGACAATCAGCGGTACAGTCATCAACTTCCTGGCTGCGGGCAGTACGCTTTATATGGTTAAGCTGTTTTTTGAGGGAGCCGGTGAAACTCCATTGCTGGAAGGTTTCAAAAAAGTTCCTGTTCCAGGGCTGTCCAAGATTCCGGTTATCGGTGAAGGGATTTTTAATTCCTATCCGACTACGTATTTAGCGATTGTGCTCGTTATCGTTATTTATTTTGTATTGTTCAAGACTCCGTTCGGACTTCGTCTGCGGGCTGTCGGTGAACATCCGAGTGCTGCCGATACTCTGGGCGTCAATGTCAACAAGATGAGATATATCGGCGTTATGCTCAGCGGTCTGCTTGCCGGAATTGGGGGCGCAACGATCACCTTGACGACTACGGGGACCTTTGCGCACAATACGATTTCCGGTCAAGGCTTTATCGCGATTGCTGCCATGATCTTCGGGAAATGGAATCCGCTGGGTGCCTTCGGGGCTGCAGTATTCTTCGGATTCTCACAAGCGATCCGCAACTATGTACAGCTGTTCGAATGGTCTAAGAGCATTCCGCAGGAATTCATTTTTATGATTCCTTATGTTCTGACGATTATTGTTCTGGTGAGTGCTGTAGGACGGTCTGCTGCACCTAAAGCATTGGGTGAGCCATACGACCCTGGTAAGCGGTAA
- the ilvN gene encoding acetolactate synthase small subunit, whose product MTVMKHTISVLVNDQPGVLQRVSGLFGRRGFNIESITVGQSEEIGLSRMVIVTLGDQHTLEQIEKQLYKLIDVIKVVDLGSKPMVARELALIKVKAEPAERPEIMGVVETFRASVVDIGATSLLVQVVGDTQKIDAMIELMKPYGIKELSRTGVTAMIRGNA is encoded by the coding sequence ATGACAGTGATGAAACACACGATTTCTGTGCTTGTGAATGACCAGCCGGGTGTGCTGCAGCGGGTATCTGGCTTGTTCGGACGCAGGGGCTTTAATATTGAGAGTATCACCGTTGGACAGTCTGAAGAGATTGGACTGTCCCGGATGGTCATCGTTACACTCGGTGACCAGCATACGCTAGAGCAGATCGAGAAACAGCTTTATAAGCTGATTGATGTTATCAAGGTCGTGGATCTTGGCTCTAAGCCGATGGTTGCCCGTGAGCTGGCACTGATTAAAGTCAAAGCCGAACCGGCTGAGCGTCCGGAAATTATGGGTGTAGTTGAAACCTTTCGTGCTTCTGTTGTTGATATTGGAGCAACAAGCCTACTCGTTCAGGTAGTTGGTGATACGCAAAAGATTGATGCAATGATTGAACTGATGAAGCCTTACGGCATTAAGGAACTGTCCCGCACAGGAGTGACCGCCATGATCCGCGGGAATGCCTAG
- the ilvC gene encoding ketol-acid reductoisomerase, which yields MAVTTYYEQDAELSVLKGKTIAVIGYGSQGHAQAQNLRDSGLQVVIGLREGKSFETAKNDGFEVLPVAEAVSRADVVQILMPDETQASVYKNEIEPNLKNGAALMFSHGFNVHFGQIVAPKDADVLLVAPKSPGHMVRRTYVEGFGVPGLIAIEQDATGNAKAIGLAYAKGIGCTRAGVIETSFREETETDLFGEQAVLCGGVSALIKAGFETLTEAGYAPEMAYFECLHELKLIVDLVYEGGLATMRDSISNTAEYGDYVTGPRIVTDETKKAMKAVLTDIQQGKFARDFILENQSGRAFLTATRRNEAAHPVEVVGSQLREMMHWIKK from the coding sequence ATGGCAGTGACAACGTACTATGAACAGGATGCAGAACTCAGCGTTTTAAAAGGGAAGACAATTGCAGTAATCGGGTACGGCAGCCAAGGGCATGCCCAAGCGCAGAATCTGCGCGACAGTGGTCTTCAGGTTGTCATCGGCCTGCGTGAAGGTAAATCTTTCGAAACCGCCAAGAATGACGGATTTGAAGTATTGCCAGTAGCAGAAGCAGTATCCCGTGCAGATGTAGTACAAATTCTGATGCCGGACGAAACACAGGCATCCGTATATAAAAATGAAATTGAGCCAAACCTCAAAAACGGCGCGGCACTGATGTTCTCCCACGGCTTTAACGTGCACTTCGGCCAAATCGTTGCCCCTAAGGATGCAGACGTGCTGCTGGTAGCACCTAAATCCCCGGGCCACATGGTTCGCCGCACTTATGTTGAAGGCTTCGGGGTTCCAGGATTGATTGCCATCGAACAGGATGCAACCGGAAATGCCAAAGCAATCGGACTTGCCTATGCCAAAGGCATTGGCTGTACTCGTGCAGGAGTTATCGAAACTTCCTTCCGTGAAGAAACCGAAACTGACTTGTTCGGTGAGCAGGCAGTGCTTTGCGGTGGTGTATCCGCACTGATCAAAGCTGGTTTCGAAACTCTGACAGAAGCAGGATATGCTCCTGAAATGGCTTACTTCGAGTGTCTGCATGAGCTGAAGCTGATCGTTGACCTGGTGTATGAAGGAGGACTTGCCACTATGCGCGATTCCATCTCCAACACTGCCGAATACGGTGACTATGTAACTGGACCACGCATTGTTACAGATGAAACCAAAAAAGCAATGAAAGCTGTACTGACAGATATTCAACAAGGTAAGTTTGCCCGCGACTTTATCCTTGAGAACCAGTCCGGCCGTGCCTTCCTGACAGCAACCCGCCGCAATGAAGCTGCTCATCCGGTTGAAGTTGTCGGCAGCCAGCTGCGTGAAATGATGCACTGGATTAAGAAATAG
- the ilvB gene encoding biosynthetic-type acetolactate synthase large subunit — MSAQTPEVRSTEELREKWKNPEVITGSEVLLRSLVLEGVDTVFGYPGGAVLYIYDALHGFDDFKHILTRHEQGAIHAADGYARASGKAGVCIATSGPGATNLVTGIATAFMDSVPLVVITGNVFSSLIGTDAFQEADITGITMPITKHSYLVRDVEDLPRIIHEAFHIANTGRKGPVLIDIPKDVSAAKTLFTPVQHQGVNLRGYNPRTTPNKLQLDKLIRAISAAERPIIIAGGGVIYSGAHEAMYEFVKRTEIPITTTLLGLGCFPSADDLWMGMPGMHGTYTANNAIQQCDLLINIGARFDDRVTGKLDGFAPKAKIVHIDIDPAEIGKNVTPDIPIVGDVKTVLEMLIPDVTRAANADAWRTQIAQWKLDQPLRYNDSDTELKPQWVIEMINDTTKGEAIVTTDVGQHQMWAAQYYKFNHPRSWITSGGLGTMGFGFPSAIGAQMAHPERLVVSINGDGGMQMCSQELAICAINNIPVKIVVINNQVLGMVRQWQNLIYEKRYSYTDLAGSPDFVKLAEAYGVKGLRATNKEEAGAAWKEALETPGPVLVEFVVPKDENVYPMVTQGSTIDQMLMGDE, encoded by the coding sequence ATGAGCGCGCAAACACCGGAAGTGCGGTCTACAGAAGAATTACGTGAGAAGTGGAAGAATCCTGAGGTGATTACGGGTTCCGAAGTCCTGCTGCGCAGTCTGGTTTTGGAAGGTGTAGACACTGTATTCGGATACCCGGGCGGAGCGGTACTGTATATATACGATGCGCTTCACGGATTCGATGATTTCAAACATATTCTAACCCGTCATGAGCAGGGTGCGATTCATGCAGCAGACGGTTATGCCAGAGCAAGCGGAAAAGCGGGCGTATGTATCGCAACCTCCGGCCCCGGAGCAACAAATCTTGTTACCGGAATCGCCACAGCTTTTATGGACTCGGTTCCGCTCGTGGTGATTACCGGGAATGTCTTTTCGAGCCTGATTGGAACGGACGCATTCCAGGAAGCGGATATCACCGGTATAACCATGCCAATTACGAAACATAGCTACCTGGTGCGGGATGTTGAGGATCTTCCGCGTATTATCCACGAAGCGTTCCATATTGCGAATACTGGACGCAAGGGTCCGGTGCTGATCGACATTCCGAAGGATGTATCGGCCGCGAAGACGTTATTTACACCAGTGCAGCATCAGGGAGTGAACCTCCGCGGCTATAACCCGCGAACCACGCCTAACAAGCTTCAGCTGGATAAGCTGATTCGTGCGATTTCGGCAGCTGAACGTCCAATTATTATTGCAGGCGGAGGAGTTATCTACTCCGGGGCGCATGAAGCGATGTATGAATTTGTTAAACGGACGGAAATCCCGATTACAACCACTTTGCTCGGCCTCGGCTGCTTCCCGAGTGCAGATGATCTCTGGATGGGAATGCCTGGTATGCACGGAACCTATACCGCCAATAATGCCATACAGCAATGTGATTTGCTGATAAATATCGGCGCACGGTTTGATGACCGCGTTACTGGCAAGCTGGACGGCTTTGCACCAAAAGCGAAGATTGTCCACATCGATATTGATCCGGCGGAAATCGGCAAAAACGTTACCCCTGATATTCCAATCGTCGGTGATGTAAAGACGGTTCTGGAAATGCTCATTCCAGATGTGACGCGTGCAGCAAATGCGGATGCCTGGAGAACACAGATTGCCCAGTGGAAGCTGGACCAGCCGCTTCGCTACAATGATTCTGATACGGAGCTCAAGCCGCAATGGGTCATTGAAATGATCAATGACACCACAAAAGGCGAGGCTATCGTAACTACAGATGTAGGACAGCATCAGATGTGGGCAGCACAGTACTACAAATTCAACCATCCGCGCTCCTGGATTACTTCCGGCGGTCTTGGAACTATGGGCTTCGGCTTCCCGTCAGCTATCGGAGCGCAAATGGCGCATCCGGAACGTCTGGTAGTATCCATTAACGGAGACGGCGGCATGCAGATGTGTTCCCAGGAACTGGCCATTTGTGCAATTAATAATATACCTGTCAAGATTGTAGTTATTAACAATCAGGTTCTGGGTATGGTACGGCAGTGGCAGAATCTCATTTATGAGAAACGTTACAGCTATACCGATCTTGCCGGCAGCCCGGACTTCGTAAAACTGGCTGAAGCTTATGGCGTTAAAGGACTACGGGCAACGAACAAAGAAGAAGCAGGCGCAGCGTGGAAGGAAGCACTGGAAACGCCGGGACCCGTTCTGGTAGAATTCGTTGTTCCCAAAGACGAAAATGTCTACCCGATGGTAACTCAAGGGTCAACCATTGATCAAATGCTGATGGGGGATGAATGA
- a CDS encoding GNAT family N-acetyltransferase produces the protein MIRYRRPKQDDSVIMDLIEKQLVPLSHLPQTVISQVRKDLPRRLGQGVTLVACPDYESDPLGFVHFMLHGDLLYIDMLAIAPSARRKRWGNMLMDRAERFALSRGCKRAKVAVDTGNAAGISFYEKLGYSVARYQPQNYCYEFEKQFTRFL, from the coding sequence ATGATTCGTTACCGCAGACCCAAGCAGGACGACAGCGTCATTATGGACTTAATTGAAAAGCAGCTTGTCCCGTTGTCGCATCTGCCGCAAACCGTAATCAGCCAGGTCAGAAAAGACCTGCCCCGGCGCTTAGGCCAAGGAGTTACTCTTGTAGCTTGTCCCGACTATGAGAGCGATCCGCTGGGGTTTGTCCATTTCATGCTGCATGGTGATTTGCTCTATATTGACATGCTGGCCATAGCCCCTTCAGCGCGCCGCAAACGCTGGGGGAATATGCTGATGGACCGGGCGGAGCGATTTGCATTATCACGCGGCTGCAAACGGGCTAAGGTAGCTGTGGATACAGGAAATGCGGCAGGAATTTCTTTTTATGAAAAATTGGGCTACAGCGTAGCCCGTTATCAACCCCAGAACTATTGTTATGAGTTCGAAAAGCAGTTTACCAGATTTCTTTAA